From the Mesoplasma syrphidae genome, the window GAATGTTCAGACCAATTCCAAAAGTTGACTCGGCCATTATTTCATTAACGTTCAAAAATGAGAAAAATGATCTAGTAAAAGACAACGAAAAATTTATAGCTTTTGTTAGAAAACTATTTAACAATAAGCGCAAAACGATTCTGAATAATTTGTCTATGCTGACAAACGATAAAGAGCAAGCTAATAAACTTTTAGATGAAGTTATGCTCAATAAAAATTTGCGTCCTGAAGCAATTGGAATTGATGATTTTATTAAGCTTTATAATGCATATTCAAAGTAGTTTAATTTGATACTTAGTAATGCGAATCCGCAATAAAACAATCGTGCTTGAACTCCGATATTGTAGAGTAACTACAATTTGGATTTATTTTTTTAAAGCGAATGCCATCAAATTTTAGTTTCATTATTAAAGACAAATAAATACTTATTTAAATTTAACCACTTAGTTAACATTTTATAAAATTCAACCATACTATGCAAAGTTTATTTCAAAGTTAATATTAAAAGACACTAATTGCTTAGTGTCTTTTTGATCCAAAATTTTGCAGTGAAGTGTTTTTTTATTCAGATAATAATATTTCTTTGATAGTTTCGATGTCTTCTGGACTTTGAGAAGTCAGCTGAATCATTGAACTAGTGCCTCCACCTCTAAAAGTTGTTTTTGGCATAATTATATTAGTGCTCAATTCTTTAAGATCAATATTTAATTCTTTATTGCGAATAATTATTGCGTTAGCTCCATTTTGATGCTTGTTTGTTATAACAATAACAAGATTTTTTTCCACGCTTGCTTCTTGTGTTACTTTAGGTAGCAAAATTTTATTACTATACATTTCACCGCTTAAAGAAAATAACTTGAATTTGTTATTAATAATTTCAAATGGTAAAACTTCAGAGGCCAAATTTTTAGTCATCTCAGCTTCACGCTCTTTTAAAAATTTATTTACAAGCATAGTCACATCATTGTAAATTAAATTAATTTCTTTAATTGAAAGTGGATTTCAAATTTTAATTAGATGCTCACAACGAGTTAAAATTTTTAAAAAATCGTAATTTATACCATAACTTAATCCTTTTTTGATGAATGCTTTGATTTCGCTAAAACGATCAACTAGCTTTTCATTGAAAAATTTAGCTGCATATTGCTCATTTGCTGTCAACTCTAACAAAATTCGTTTCGAATTTTTATCGTAAATTAAAAATCATATGTTTCCAAGTTCTTTAGTCCTTTTTGCATGAGTTCCGCTGCATGGTTCTATTACGATTCCAGGAAATTCTACCATTCTTACCATTTCGTCGCCAACAAGTTTTGTAAACTCAAGCAAATAATTTTTTTCAATCGCTTCTTGTTGGGTAACTTGGAAAATGTTTACTTTAATGTCTTGAGGAATAATTTGCTTATTGATTTTGTCAACAACTGTTAAAATTAGTTCCTCCGTAATTGTTTCATCCACAACAAATTGAATTTGGTATTTTTCATTATTTAGCTTGCTACCCAATTCTTCAACATAATGGCCAACTTCATTCAAAGTAGTTTGTCATGTTATATGCATAGCTGAGTGATTAATTGATGAGCAGTCTCGATATTTTTGGTCAATTTTTAAATGCAACTGATCACCAACTTTTAATTCACAATTATTTGTGTTTATTTGATGAATATAAAAGCCATAAATCAAGTCTTTACGAACCTCTTCCAAATCAAATTTAATCTCATTAAATATCAAAAATCCTTTATCACTATCTTGTCCGCCACCCATTGCATAAAATGGAGTCTGATCAAAAATAATAAATCCTTTACCCATTAATGAATTTACTTCCTCATTATTTTCGTTAAATATTTTTAAGATAGTCGCATCAATTTCTGAAACTTCATGGCCAACAAATCTTGTTTTTCTTATATTCAATAATTTTGAATAATGTTTAAAATTTTCCATATAAAACTCATTCTCATTTCCATTTTTTTAATAATAACATTTATTTGCTCAAAACCCTTTTTTTGCAAAAACATTAAGTATAATTTTTTATATAAAAGGAGAAGTTTGGTATGAACTCAATAATTAACAAAATAATCATTATTAAGGATGAAAGTAAAGAATCATTAAATAAGAATATTGCAGTTCAACTTTTTGAAAACTTCTTACAAAAAAAGTTTTTATCTTCAAAAAAAATGGCAGCAAAGTTATTCATAAGCCAAGCCACATTGACAAAATTTGCTAAAAAAGTTGATTGCAAGGGATATAATGAAGTGATTTTGCGTTTGCAAGTAGAATGCGAAAATGTGAAGCCCTCATATGTTTCTGAAGTTCATGATTTGTCAACGCTAAACGACTTATTAAAAAATACAATTGCAGATTTAGATAAGGTTATGGGCGATATTGAAAAATTAGCTAAGAAAATTAAGTCCGCTCAAACTGTGCATATTGCTTCTGCTCACAATTCTTGAAAT encodes:
- a CDS encoding MurR/RpiR family transcriptional regulator; translated protein: MNSIINKIIIIKDESKESLNKNIAVQLFENFLQKKFLSSKKMAAKLFISQATLTKFAKKVDCKGYNEVILRLQVECENVKPSYVSEVHDLSTLNDLLKNTIADLDKVMGDIEKLAKKIKSAQTVHIASAHNSWNEAQFFHSLIVKHQENTRIYNPSFFGDDTTYKINANDLVILFVSGNENASAQKLFETAKKTKNAQTAVFVSSKMGGKFQEADFIITASSSLLSSNLLYWKIILDYIFAVIEIFFKT
- a CDS encoding alanine--tRNA ligase-related protein yields the protein MENFKHYSKLLNIRKTRFVGHEVSEIDATILKIFNENNEEVNSLMGKGFIIFDQTPFYAMGGGQDSDKGFLIFNEIKFDLEEVRKDLIYGFYIHQINTNNCELKVGDQLHLKIDQKYRDCSSINHSAMHITWQTTLNEVGHYVEELGSKLNNEKYQIQFVVDETITEELILTVVDKINKQIIPQDIKVNIFQVTQQEAIEKNYLLEFTKLVGDEMVRMVEFPGIVIEPCSGTHAKRTKELGNIWFLIYDKNSKRILLELTANEQYAAKFFNEKLVDRFSEIKAFIKKGLSYGINYDFLKILTRCEHLIKIWNPLSIKEINLIYNDVTMLVNKFLKEREAEMTKNLASEVLPFEIINNKFKLFSLSGEMYSNKILLPKVTQEASVEKNLVIVITNKHQNGANAIIIRNKELNIDLKELSTNIIMPKTTFRGGGTSSMIQLTSQSPEDIETIKEILLSE